GCCTTGAAGGAAGCTTCTGCGGCTTCCAATGTAGCCTGAACATCCTCGTCTGTATGAGCCGTGGTTAGGAACCAAGCCTCATATTTGGATGGAGCCAAGTTAATGCCACGGTTCAGCATGTGACGGAAGAAGGAAGCGAACAGCTCTCCATCCGTGTCTTGAGCATGATCGTAGTTCGTAACCGGATGGTCACAGAAATGGGTGGAGAATGCACCACGAATCCGGTTGATTGTCAGTGCAATTCCATGACGGTCAGCAGAAGCTTGCAGACCTGCTGTCAGGTCGATAGCAAGGCGTTCCATCTCTTCGTATACACCTGCGCCTTGCAGGACCTCCAGACATGCGATACCAGCCGAGATGGATGCAGGGTTACCAGCCATCGTTCCTGCTTGATAAGCAGGGCCGAGTGGAGCAACCTGCTCCATAACATGTTTGCGTCCGCCGTAAGCACCGATTGGCAGGCCGCCACCAATAATTTTACCAAGAGCCGTCAGATCGGGTTCAATCTCCGCATGATTATCGAGTCCGGCATACGTCTGTGTAGAACCGTAATGGAAACGGAAAGCCGTAATAACCTCGTCATAGATAACCAGTGAGCCGTTGGCCCGTGTCATGGCACAGAGACCTTCCAGGAAGCCAGGCTCCGGCATAACCATACCGAAGTTCCCAACGATCGGTTCAACCATGACTGCGGCAACATCATCACCCCAGCGCTCCAAAGCATCCTTCAGGGCTTCCAGATCATTGTAGGGCACAGTAATGACTTCTTGTGCAATACTGGCTGGAACTCCCGCACTGTCAGGAATTCCGAGCGTGGAAGGGCCAGAACCGGCAGCCACAAGCACCAGATCGGAGTGACCATGGTAACAGCCGGCGAATTTTACGATCTTGTTACGTTTGGTGTAGGCACGAGCTACGCGAATCGTAGTCATGACCGCCTCTGTACCAGAGTTTACAAAACGTACTTTATCCATGGAAGGAATAGCTTCCTTCAGCATTTTGGCGAGCTTGATCTCAAGTTCAGTCGGGGTACCGTACAGCACGCCATTTGCTGCTGCTTCCGTAATGGCCTGCGTAATATGCGGGTGGGCATGTCCTGTAACAATTGGACCGTAAGCAGCCAGATAGTCAATATAACGGTTGTCATCGACATCCCAGAAGTGGGCCCCTTGGGCTTTTTTCATAAATACAGGTGCACCGCCACCAACGGCTTTGAACGAGCGTGAAGGGCTGTTAACACCTCCTACAATATGCTCAAGTGCTTCTGCGTATAGAAGTTCGGAACGGGAACGTGATGTATTCATAAGATAACTTCCTTTCGTAATTCAAAATATGATAAAGGTACAAGCTACAGAAAGATATGATGATTTTCTCATAATAGTATAGCCGGGCACAACGAGAGGGCAGCGTAATGGCTGCCCTCTGCATGTTTGGATTACTGAGCCGGTTGCTCTGACTTTTGATCGTCACCACTGGCTGTTTTATCTTCGGTGCTGGTTGTACTATCATCGGTTGTAGCAGGCGGGTGAATAATATCCTGAATATGCTGCTTCAATTTCTCTTCA
This Paenibacillus xylanexedens DNA region includes the following protein-coding sequences:
- a CDS encoding glutamate-1-semialdehyde 2,1-aminomutase translates to MNTSRSRSELLYAEALEHIVGGVNSPSRSFKAVGGGAPVFMKKAQGAHFWDVDDNRYIDYLAAYGPIVTGHAHPHITQAITEAAANGVLYGTPTELEIKLAKMLKEAIPSMDKVRFVNSGTEAVMTTIRVARAYTKRNKIVKFAGCYHGHSDLVLVAAGSGPSTLGIPDSAGVPASIAQEVITVPYNDLEALKDALERWGDDVAAVMVEPIVGNFGMVMPEPGFLEGLCAMTRANGSLVIYDEVITAFRFHYGSTQTYAGLDNHAEIEPDLTALGKIIGGGLPIGAYGGRKHVMEQVAPLGPAYQAGTMAGNPASISAGIACLEVLQGAGVYEEMERLAIDLTAGLQASADRHGIALTINRIRGAFSTHFCDHPVTNYDHAQDTDGELFASFFRHMLNRGINLAPSKYEAWFLTTAHTDEDVQATLEAAEASFKAMAQE